The following DNA comes from bacterium.
GCGGCGGGCTTCCGCCAGGAATCGCTCTGCCTCCCCGCGGGCGGCCTCGAGCAGGTCCGCGCGCTCCTGGTCGATCCCGGCCAGGCGGCGGGTAAGCTCGCGTCTGGTGTGGGTAGCCGCATCGGCGTCCAGCCGCGCGGCGCGCTCCGCCTCGCGCAGGCGCCGCGCGCGGGCGCCGAGTTCGACCAGCAGCCGCTCGATCTGGAAACGCGCCTCTCCCACGCGCTTCCGGGCGCGTTCCAGGAGGTCCCCGGGAAAGTCCAGGCGTGCGGCGATATCGAACGCGTGGCTCGCACCGGGCACGCCGAGGCGCAGGTTGAACAGGGGGCGCAGGCTCCGTTCGTCGAACTCCATGGCGGCGTTGGTCATCTCGGGATGATCGCCCACGGCGGCCTTGAGCAGGCTGTAATGGGTCGAAGCGACGATCGTCGCGCCCCGATCCGCCAGTTCCTCCAGGACCGTATAGGCCAGGGCGCTGCCTTCCTCCGGGTCGGTGCCGCTGCCGATCTCGTCGCAGAGGATCAGGGTATGAGCGTCGGCGGCCGCCAGGAAGCCGGCCAGATGTCCCAGGTGCGCTGAAAAGCTGCTGAGCGAGAGGGCGATCGACTGGTCGTCACCGAGATCGACGAATACCTTGCTCATCAGCGGCAGGGTGCTGTCGGCCCGCACCGGCAAGTCCCAGCCGCTCTGGGCCAGCAGGACCATCAGGCCGACGCATTTCAAGGCCACCGACTTGCCGCCGGCGTTGGGGCCGCTGACCAGCAGGACGTGCGTCTCGCCGGGCAGCCGCAGATCGAGGGGAACGCAGCCCTGTTCATCCGCTGTCGCCCGGGACAAGAGCAGCGGGTGGCGGGCTCTGCGCAGATCCAGCCGTGCGCCCGCGGCGGGAACGACGACCGCGCCGTCGACGGCGAAACTCCAGCGCAGGGCTGCGCAGATCTCGTCGACGCGCAGGGCGAAATCGCACGACAGGGCCAAGTCCGCGGCATTGGCCTCGACGAGACTGTTCAACTCCAGGACGATCCGTTCCTCTTCGGCCGCCGCGTCCAGCCTGCGCTCGGCCAGTTCGTTCTGCCGCTGGACCACCGCGGCAGGTTCGATGAAGAGGGTGCCGCCGCTGGCCGAGCGGTCGTGCACGATACCGTCGACAAGACTCTTCGCCCCGGCGCGCACCGGCAGGCAAAACCGTTCGCCCCGCAGGGTGGGTTCGGGGGCGGTCAGTGCGTTGCGCTCGCGTGCGGCGGCCATGGCGCGGGCCACCTCGGCGCGGACGCCCCTCTCCCCGTCGCGAATCACGCGGCGCAAGCGGGACAGCTCGGGCGTCGCGTCGGCGCGGACGCATCCGTCGCGATCCAGGTAACGGCCGATCGTCGCGGTCATCCCTTCCTGGCCGGCCAGCTGCCTGGCGCCGTCGCACCAGCGGGGGCTGACCGCCTCGCGCGCCAGGAAATGAACGCGCAAGCGGTCCAGTTCGGCCGCGATGCATGCCAGGTGGATCAGTTCGCCGCCGTCGAGTCGCCGGGGCCGGTCCCGCTCGAGCAGGGCCACGGCCTCGGTGACGTCGCACAGCGGCGGCCAGACGTCGCGCTCGCTCTCCGGACGCAGTTCCGCGGCCAGCAGGTGGCGCAGCAGGATCGGTGCCGTGTCGACGTAGGGACGCCGCGCCCTGACGCGCATTGCCGCCAGGCCGTTGCGGCAGTGGCGGGCCACCAGCGCGGTCACGCGTGCCCATTCGAGAAGCCGCAGGCTTCGCTCGTGCTCCGGCGTCGCAGGCAGCACCAGGTCACGGTCGGCGGCGGCTATTTCGTGAAGGAGGGAGTTCAAGCGTCACTCCCGGTCTTCGTCGAGCCTATCGGAGACTGCCTCGCGCAAGGAGGAGGCGGCCTCGCCGGGGTCGGGCAGCTCCTCGAACCCGTCGCGTGCCCGTTGCCAGAGGCGTTCCAGGTCTTCGTGATCGCCGCGCACCACGAAAGCGTAGAGCGTCGGCGCCGCGCCGTGGACGATCCTGGTCACGGGATCGCTCCGCACCTGCTTTGCCAGGTCGTCGTCGCCCGTGATACGACAGGCGAGCATCAACAGGACGCTGCACACCAGCACGCCGATCAGCATGCCGAGCAGGGCTCCGCCCCAGCGGTCCACCCAGCCCAGGACAGATACGCGCAGGGCCTTGGCCAGGCTCCACGCGGCCAGTTTTGCCACGAGCAGCAAGGCCGCGAATACCAGGAGCCAGCCCAGGGGCCGGGCCCATCGGTCCTCGAGGCCGGCGGTGTCCTGCAGCCAGTCTGCGGCCAGGAAACAGTAGCGGGAGGCCAGGAGCACCGAGGCCACCATGCCGACGAACTCCAGGACACGGCGGATCAGGCCCGCGCGCCAGCCCGCGACGGCGAAGACGAGCAGCAGGGCCAGGGTCGCGATGGTCAGCCAATGCATGTGGCACTCCTTGCGCGTTAGCCGGCGAGCAGGGACTTGACGAGGGCGCTGACCCGGTTGCCGTCGGCGCGGCCGCCCGTCCTGGCCATGGCGGCTTTCATCACCTGTCCCATGTCCTTCAAGGACGAGGCGCCGGTGCCGGCGATGGCCTCGCGGACGATGGCCTCCAGCACTTCGTCGTCCAGTTCGGCCGGGAGGTAGGACTCGACGATCGCCAGCTCGGCCTCGGCCCGGGCCACAAGATCCTCGCGGCCGCCGTCACGTGCTCCCGCGAGGCTGTCCTTGACCTTCTTCAGGTAGGCGCGCAGCACCTTGACGACGCCCTCGTCGTCCAGCTCCTCGCGGGTGTCGATCTCCACCTGCTTGATGGCGGCCTGCAGCATGCGCATCACGGTCAGACGGTCCTTGTCCTTGGCCCTCATGGTCGTGATGGTGTCCTGCTGGATCCGCTTCGCCAGTTCCGAATTCGCCATCTCGATCATCCTTCGTTCTGTCGAGCGTCCGAGCGTGCCCGAACGACTATGCACCGGGCGCGGGTTCGGCGTCGAGCAGCATCTCGCGGACCGCGGCAAGCAGGGCCAGTCCCGCGCAGGCGGCCGTCTCGGTGCGCAGGCGGTGGGGCCCCAGCCGGACTGGCGTCCCCGCGCCGGCGAGCGCGGCGAGTTCCCGCTCGTCCCAACCGCCTTCCGGGCCGACCACCCATGCCAGGTCGCCGGCGACGGCGATCGCCCCCCCTGCCGATGCGAAGAGCCTTCCGGGCGACAGCAGGCCCGCCTCGTCATCCCGCCAGTTCCGGTCCCGGGCGCGCGCCACACCGTAGTACAGGCCGCCGCCGCGCCAGACGGAGAGCCAGTCGCTCAGGTTCGCGGGCGGCGACAGGTCGGGCAGCCACGCGCGACCCGACTGCTTGGCTGCGCCGGCCAGGATCGCGCCCCAGCGCTCGAGTTTGCCCTCGCGCGGCGCGATCTCGCCCCGGGCGGTCAGCAGGGGCTGGATCGCGTGAGCGCCCAGCTCCACGGCCTTCTCCAGGGCCCACTCGAAATGGCGGCCCTTGACCACGCTGCAGGCCAGCCACAGGCGCGGGCGCAGCAGTTCGGCCCGGTCGAGTTCGCTCGCCTCGATGCGGAGTCTGGCCGCGGGGCCATGGGCCCGGAGCAAGGTGGCGGTCAGGCGGCGGCCGCGGCCGTCGGTGAGCAGGACCTCGTCGCCGGCGCGGGCGCGCATCACCTTGAGCAGGTGCCGGCTCTCGCCGGCGGGCAGAGCGACCTCGTCGCCGACGGTCGGCGGTTCCTTCTCGGCGGCGGGCGGCAGATGGTAGTACCGCATGACGATCTCCCGCGTCAGTCGAAGAGGTGCCGGCTCGGCGCGGGCGTGCGGGCGGCCAGCACATCGCGCAGCTCCTCCAGGCGGCGCTTCTCGTCCGCCGAGAGCCCGTCGGGCGTCCAGGCGATGACGCGCACGAGCTGATCGCCGACACCGTTGCGGTTGAGCCGCGGCATGCCCTTGCCGCGCAGACGGAAGATCTTGTGGGATTGCGTCCCGGCGGGAATCTTCAGGGCGACGCGGCCGTCCAGGGTCGGCACTTCGGCCTTGACCCCGAGCATGAGGTCCACCGGCGACACCGGCAGGTCTATCAGCAGGTCGTCGCCGTGACGCTCGAAGAGCTCGTGCTCGGCCAGCTCGATCATGACGCGCAGATTGCCCGTGGGCCCCCCGCGCTCGCCGTCGTCTCCGTGGCCGGGTATTTCCATGTAGTTGCCGGAGGCCACGCCCAAGGGGACACGGACCTCCACCGTCTCCTCGCCGCGCACCGTGCCGGTGCCGTGACACGAGCCGCAGGGATCGGAGATGAGGCTCCCGCGTCCCCCGCACCGCGGGCAGATGCCCTCGGTGACCATCTGGCCGAGCAGCGAGCGACGGACCTGGCGCACGCGGCCGAGCCCATTGCATTCGGTGCAACTCTGGGGTTGGCTGCCCGGCGCCGCGCCGCTGCCATCGCAGTCGTGGCAGGCGACCTGCTTGCGCAACTTGATCTTCTTGCGCACGCCTTGCGCCGCCTCCTCGAGGGTGAGCTTGACCCTGACCTGAAGATCGTGGCCGCGGTTGGAGGCCGGTCCGTTCCCCGGCCCGCCGCCGGCGCCGAAGATGTCGCCGAAGCCGCCGAAGTTGCGCAGGAACGACTCGAGAGCGTCGTTGATGTCGAAACCGCCCGCGAAGCCCCCCGCGCCGCCGAAACCGGCCGTCTGGTCGAAGGCGGCGTGGCCTAACTGATCGTACTTGGCGCGTTGCTGGGGATCCTTGAGGATCTCGTAGGCCTCGGTGGCCTCGCGGAACTTCTCGCCCGCCTGCGGATCGTCGGGGTTGCGATCGGGATGGTGCTTGATCGCGAGCTTGCGGTAGGCCTTCTTGATCTCCGACGCGGTGGCACTCCGCTTGACGTCCAGTACTTCGTAATAGTCTCGCTTGGAGGGCATGCCGTTCCTTCTCAGGGCTATTGAGCCACGACCACGCGGGCCGGTCGCAGTACGAGGTCGTTGAGCCTGTATCCCGCCTGGGCCACATCCACGATTTCTCCCGAGGCTACATCGTCGCTCTCGATGCGCAGGACCGCTTCGTGGATGGAGGGGTCGAACGACTGCCCCTTATCCGCCGGCACGGCTTCCAGCCCGCGCCCCTCGAGGATCTCGCGGAAACGCACGTGGATCAGCTCGAAACCGCTGCGCAGGCCTCTCGGCTCCTCGCCGCTCTCGCCGCCGGCGGCGGCGCTCGCCGCGGCGCGCTCGAAGTTGTCGAGCACTTCGAGCAACTCGCGCACCAGGTCGGCCACGGCGAAGCGATACGCGTCGCCGACCTCGCGCCGGGTCCGCTTGCGCACGTTGTCCTGCTCGGCCACGGCGCGCAGCCACTTGTCCTTGAGATCGTCCCGTTCGCGGGTCAGCAGCTCCTCGGCGCTGGACTCATCCCCGGGCGCGGCGGCCCCGTTCGCGGGATGGACGACCGCGGCGTCATCGGTATCGACCTCCGCCTCGGCCGCGACCCTTTGCTCCGGCGCCTCGGCCTTCTGCTCCGCTTTCTTCTTCTTGGTCATCGTCAGACGATCCTCCGGCGGCCCCGGGCGATCCGGCCCAGTCAGGGCAGCCTGTTCAATGTTTGCAGGAACGAATGTATGCCTTGTATGGCCTTGTCGTAGGGCATGCGACGCAGGCCGAGCACGGCCAGGATGCCCTGCCGACCGGCCAGGTGGAACGGCGAAGCGATCATCCCGAAAGACTGCAGGTCGTCCACCGGATTCTCCGAGCCGATCCAGACGGCCAGGCCCTCCTCGTTCTCCGGACTGAGCCGCTGCAGCGTCTCGCGAATCGCACTCGGCGACTCGAGGAATCGCACCAGCTTTTTCAGGCGGTCCGGATCGGAGAATTCCGGCTCGTCGAGCACGTTGGCCACACCCATCAGCTCCAGCTCCGCAGTCTCCACGTCGCCGAACAGCTCGGAGCCGAGGTGCGCCATCTCGTGGGCACAACGTCCGGCGGGTGACGTCTCCGGCGCCAGCGAAGCGAGCACACCGCCGCGTATCTCGGAAACGGTGCGGCCGGAAACGCGCTCCGTGAGCATCCGTGCGGCGTCATCCAGGATCTCGGGAGAATAGTCGCTGTCGACGGCGAAGGTGCCGGTGCGCACCAGGGCGTTCTCGAGCACGAGCACCATCAGGATGCGCCGTCCCTCCTTGGGGTAGAGATCGAGCCGGAGGGCGCGAACCGAATCCCAGGCCGGTCCCATGATGATGCTGATGCTGTCGGTCAGACGACAGAGCAGCGAAGCCAGGGCCTTGACCATGGCGTGGGTGCCGGCGGAGCGCTCCAGTTCCAGTTCGACCTGCGGACGCAGCACCGCGGCCGGCGCGGGAACCAACGCGCCGACACCGGCCAACAGACGGTTGACGAAGGCGCGGAACCCGGCGTCGGTCGGGATGCGCCCGGCGGAGGTGTGGGGTTTGACCAGCAGGCCGTCTTCCTCCAGGCGAGCCATGACGGCGCGCACGGTGGCCGACGATACCGGGCCGCCCAGCCAACGGGAGACGAGCGAGGAGCTGACCGGCTGTCCGGAACCGCTGTAGAGCCGGACGACCGCGTCGAGAATCGCGTCTCTTCTGTCTTCCGTAGGGGACATGCGCTTCCTCTGCCTGAGTGATCCCGGCGAAACGACCTCACAAGTTAGTGGGTTCCGGTCCGGAGTGTCAACAAGACGGCCGCGAACCCCGATACCGCATCGAGCGGGAATCGAGATTGCGGCTGAACGCCGCCTCCACCTCGTCGATGTGCAGCAGGCCCTTGCCCGACAGCCTCAGCCGGCCCCTGTCCAGGCGCCAGAGGCCCTCCCGGGCGCCGCGCGCCAGCCACTCCCGCGCCACCGGCAGGTCGGCGAGAGGCACACCCGCGCGCGTGCGCAGCGGCAGGATGATCTTCTCCAGGAGCCGGGCACGCCGGTCGAGGGTTTCGCACGAGGCCTCGGGCAGTCGCCCGCGCTCGATCTCGCTCGTGTATCGCTCGAGATCCCCGTGATTGGCATAGCGGCGGCGGCCCCAGAATCCGTGCGCGCCCGGCCCCAGCCCCAGGTAGGGCGCACGGCGCCAGTACGCCGCGTTGTGACGCGACTCCTCCCCCGGCAGGCAGAAATTCGATACCTCGTACTGCGCATAGCCGAGCCCGGCCAGGTCGGCGCGGGCTTCCAGGTAGATCCGCTCGGTCTCTTCACGGGGCGGCAGGCGCAGCCTGCCCGCCGCCACCGCCTCAGCCAGGGGCGTGCCCTCGTGCACTTCAAGGATGTACAAGGAGACGTGACCGACGCCGAGATCGCGGGCTTCGGCGAATTCCGCGCGCAGGCGCTCCGGGCGGCAACCCGGGGCCAGGATCCAGTCCGCCGACACCCGCCCGAAAGTGCGGGATGCGAGCCGCAGGGCTTCGCGGGCGGCGCCCGGTCCGCAGGAGCGGCCCAGCAGGGCGAGCACGCCCGGGTCGAGGCTCTGCACGCCCAGGCTGATGCGGTTCACGCCGGCGCCGCGCCAGGCCGCCGCCAGCGGCGCGGTGAAAGTCTCGGGATTGGCCTCGGCGGTGACCTCCGCGTCGGACGCGCGGCTCAGCCGGTCCCAGGTGCCGGCGAGCAGCGCCGCGAAGAGATCCGGCTCCAGGCAGGACGGCGTGCCGCCCCCCACGTAACAGGTCGCGGCGAGGCGGGCACCGGATCCCGCCAGCAGGCCGCAGCCCGTGGCGCGCAGCGCGAACTCGCGCCGCACGGCGTCCACGTAGCGGCGCCTGCGGGATGGATCGTGGCGGTCGGTCCGGCAGAAATGGCAATAGGAGCACGATCGAGCGCAGAAGGGCACGTGCAGGTAGAGTCCGCCGCCCCCGTGGGGCGGCGCGGTCCGCCCCGTAGCGCTCACCGGATCAGGTCCCCGATGCGGTTGAGCCGGGGGAGCTTCTTCGCCTTGTCCCACGACCAGTAGATGAAGAGGGCCTTGCCCCGGATCAGGTCGATGTCCAGCGGTCCCCAGTAGCGGCTGTCCTGACTGTTGAAGCGGTTGTCGCCCATCATGAAGATCATGCCCGCGGGCACCACGTAGGGCGCGCCGGTTTCGCGGGCGAGGGCGCGCAGGGCGTCCACATGGCGGTGCATGTCCACGGACGTGAGCGTGAGCGTACCGTCGACATGGTCGCGCAGGGGATCGAGGTGCGGCCGGACGGTCTCCGCATCG
Coding sequences within:
- the lepB gene encoding signal peptidase I — encoded protein: MSQISKPFNRNFRLADALSTRFISTRRFVESIEAALTADVGLDAETVRPHLDPLRDHVDGTLTLTSVDMHRHVDALRALARETGAPYVVPAGMIFMMGDNRFNSQDSRYWGPLDIDLIRGKALFIYWSWDKAKKLPRLNRIGDLIR
- a CDS encoding GatB/YqeY domain-containing protein, with translation MANSELAKRIQQDTITTMRAKDKDRLTVMRMLQAAIKQVEIDTREELDDEGVVKVLRAYLKKVKDSLAGARDGGREDLVARAEAELAIVESYLPAELDDEVLEAIVREAIAGTGASSLKDMGQVMKAAMARTGGRADGNRVSALVKSLLAG
- a CDS encoding Smr/MutS family protein, which translates into the protein MNSLLHEIAAADRDLVLPATPEHERSLRLLEWARVTALVARHCRNGLAAMRVRARRPYVDTAPILLRHLLAAELRPESERDVWPPLCDVTEAVALLERDRPRRLDGGELIHLACIAAELDRLRVHFLAREAVSPRWCDGARQLAGQEGMTATIGRYLDRDGCVRADATPELSRLRRVIRDGERGVRAEVARAMAAARERNALTAPEPTLRGERFCLPVRAGAKSLVDGIVHDRSASGGTLFIEPAAVVQRQNELAERRLDAAAEEERIVLELNSLVEANAADLALSCDFALRVDEICAALRWSFAVDGAVVVPAAGARLDLRRARHPLLLSRATADEQGCVPLDLRLPGETHVLLVSGPNAGGKSVALKCVGLMVLLAQSGWDLPVRADSTLPLMSKVFVDLGDDQSIALSLSSFSAHLGHLAGFLAAADAHTLILCDEIGSGTDPEEGSALAYTVLEELADRGATIVASTHYSLLKAAVGDHPEMTNAAMEFDERSLRPLFNLRLGVPGASHAFDIAARLDFPGDLLERARKRVGEARFQIERLLVELGARARRLREAERAARLDADAATHTRRELTRRLAGIDQERADLLEAARGEAERFLAEARRTLERVVRELRVGGADGKAIRYGRDALTRLRERLPGGGAESPPATEPACGDWVRVPHLGLTGRVAEIRGGRITVNAAGMRLTLTPELVESAPEADDNRETAGTGDWRWSTAGAPAVHEIDLRGVRAEEGWEALDRLIDRAIPAGINEIGVIHGFGTGRLRAHLHERLAADARVASFATAPADQGGEGRTIVMLA
- a CDS encoding 16S rRNA (uracil(1498)-N(3))-methyltransferase, translating into MRYYHLPPAAEKEPPTVGDEVALPAGESRHLLKVMRARAGDEVLLTDGRGRRLTATLLRAHGPAARLRIEASELDRAELLRPRLWLACSVVKGRHFEWALEKAVELGAHAIQPLLTARGEIAPREGKLERWGAILAGAAKQSGRAWLPDLSPPANLSDWLSVWRGGGLYYGVARARDRNWRDDEAGLLSPGRLFASAGGAIAVAGDLAWVVGPEGGWDERELAALAGAGTPVRLGPHRLRTETAACAGLALLAAVREMLLDAEPAPGA
- a CDS encoding nucleotide exchange factor GrpE gives rise to the protein MTKKKKAEQKAEAPEQRVAAEAEVDTDDAAVVHPANGAAAPGDESSAEELLTRERDDLKDKWLRAVAEQDNVRKRTRREVGDAYRFAVADLVRELLEVLDNFERAAASAAAGGESGEEPRGLRSGFELIHVRFREILEGRGLEAVPADKGQSFDPSIHEAVLRIESDDVASGEIVDVAQAGYRLNDLVLRPARVVVAQ
- a CDS encoding CvpA family protein, which encodes MHWLTIATLALLLVFAVAGWRAGLIRRVLEFVGMVASVLLASRYCFLAADWLQDTAGLEDRWARPLGWLLVFAALLLVAKLAAWSLAKALRVSVLGWVDRWGGALLGMLIGVLVCSVLLMLACRITGDDDLAKQVRSDPVTRIVHGAAPTLYAFVVRGDHEDLERLWQRARDGFEELPDPGEAASSLREAVSDRLDEDRE
- the dnaJ gene encoding molecular chaperone DnaJ, which codes for MPSKRDYYEVLDVKRSATASEIKKAYRKLAIKHHPDRNPDDPQAGEKFREATEAYEILKDPQQRAKYDQLGHAAFDQTAGFGGAGGFAGGFDINDALESFLRNFGGFGDIFGAGGGPGNGPASNRGHDLQVRVKLTLEEAAQGVRKKIKLRKQVACHDCDGSGAAPGSQPQSCTECNGLGRVRQVRRSLLGQMVTEGICPRCGGRGSLISDPCGSCHGTGTVRGEETVEVRVPLGVASGNYMEIPGHGDDGERGGPTGNLRVMIELAEHELFERHGDDLLIDLPVSPVDLMLGVKAEVPTLDGRVALKIPAGTQSHKIFRLRGKGMPRLNRNGVGDQLVRVIAWTPDGLSADEKRRLEELRDVLAARTPAPSRHLFD
- the hrcA gene encoding heat-inducible transcriptional repressor HrcA, translated to MSPTEDRRDAILDAVVRLYSGSGQPVSSSLVSRWLGGPVSSATVRAVMARLEEDGLLVKPHTSAGRIPTDAGFRAFVNRLLAGVGALVPAPAAVLRPQVELELERSAGTHAMVKALASLLCRLTDSISIIMGPAWDSVRALRLDLYPKEGRRILMVLVLENALVRTGTFAVDSDYSPEILDDAARMLTERVSGRTVSEIRGGVLASLAPETSPAGRCAHEMAHLGSELFGDVETAELELMGVANVLDEPEFSDPDRLKKLVRFLESPSAIRETLQRLSPENEEGLAVWIGSENPVDDLQSFGMIASPFHLAGRQGILAVLGLRRMPYDKAIQGIHSFLQTLNRLP
- a CDS encoding coproporphyrinogen III oxidase family protein; translation: MSATGRTAPPHGGGGLYLHVPFCARSCSYCHFCRTDRHDPSRRRRYVDAVRREFALRATGCGLLAGSGARLAATCYVGGGTPSCLEPDLFAALLAGTWDRLSRASDAEVTAEANPETFTAPLAAAWRGAGVNRISLGVQSLDPGVLALLGRSCGPGAAREALRLASRTFGRVSADWILAPGCRPERLRAEFAEARDLGVGHVSLYILEVHEGTPLAEAVAAGRLRLPPREETERIYLEARADLAGLGYAQYEVSNFCLPGEESRHNAAYWRRAPYLGLGPGAHGFWGRRRYANHGDLERYTSEIERGRLPEASCETLDRRARLLEKIILPLRTRAGVPLADLPVAREWLARGAREGLWRLDRGRLRLSGKGLLHIDEVEAAFSRNLDSRSMRYRGSRPSC